A stretch of Microbulbifer sp. SAOS-129_SWC DNA encodes these proteins:
- a CDS encoding SLC13 family permease has translation MIFQQLIVAGIFVLVIASLTLTRFRPSLVFATAAGVCFLTGLVPAEVALQKAVNPGLVTLVALLLASIGLEKARWLRAIADGLINGSLRSSLLRLTSATALTSAFLNNTAVVAALASSVKAQRRYPAAKLLLPMSYAAILGGTLTLIGTSTNLIVNSFVLDRGVPGLEFFAFLPIGLAATLVGLLVLVLCNRLLPEGRGAELPFTEYLLEAEVVAGSPLDGKSVEQNNLRQLETLYLIEIVRGGGVISPVAPTEIIKCGDKLIFSGDVRDLGRLQDIEGLRVFALDDEALDIELTEVVLTPSSSILGQTLKSSQFRTRFDAAVVAMRRGGERLSGKLGEIELQAGDALLMAVGQDFKHHRNIDKNFYVISGGEVQRQLSRRDNWLLGIGFVALVAGAALGYFSLLKGLVVLLGGMIGLGIVSTTELQRRFPFQIWLIIASALVLAEAFAGSGLADALAAAMRGSLMNAGPYAALVGIFLLTLALTELMTNNAAAALAFPLAWSLAESFGVSTMPFVMAVAYGASASFLTPFGYQTNLMVQNLGGYHLRDFLRAGLPLTIAYSATVLLLLPVVFPFAG, from the coding sequence ATGATTTTTCAGCAGCTGATTGTTGCCGGTATTTTTGTACTGGTCATCGCCTCCCTGACTCTCACTCGCTTCCGTCCGTCGCTGGTGTTCGCAACGGCGGCGGGAGTGTGTTTCCTGACCGGCCTGGTACCGGCGGAGGTGGCGCTGCAGAAGGCGGTGAACCCGGGGCTGGTGACGCTGGTGGCGCTGCTGCTGGCATCCATCGGGCTGGAGAAGGCGCGGTGGCTGCGGGCCATTGCGGATGGCCTGATCAATGGCTCCCTGCGCAGCAGCCTGCTGCGCCTGACCAGTGCCACGGCGCTGACCTCGGCTTTCCTCAATAACACGGCGGTGGTGGCCGCGCTGGCCTCGAGCGTGAAGGCCCAGCGGCGCTATCCCGCGGCCAAACTTTTGTTGCCGATGTCCTACGCCGCCATCCTCGGCGGGACCCTGACGCTGATCGGTACCTCCACCAACCTGATTGTGAACAGCTTTGTCCTCGACCGCGGTGTGCCCGGGCTGGAATTCTTTGCCTTCCTGCCCATCGGGCTGGCGGCGACCCTCGTTGGCCTGCTGGTACTGGTGCTGTGTAATCGCTTGTTGCCGGAAGGGCGCGGCGCGGAGCTGCCTTTCACCGAGTACCTGCTGGAGGCGGAAGTGGTGGCCGGCTCGCCGCTGGACGGCAAATCGGTGGAGCAAAATAACCTGCGCCAGCTGGAAACCCTGTACCTGATCGAAATCGTGCGTGGCGGCGGGGTGATCAGCCCGGTGGCGCCGACGGAGATCATCAAGTGTGGTGACAAGCTGATTTTCAGTGGCGATGTGCGCGATCTGGGGCGGCTGCAGGATATTGAGGGGCTGCGCGTGTTCGCGCTGGACGACGAGGCGCTGGATATCGAGCTGACCGAGGTGGTGCTGACGCCGAGCTCGAGCATCCTTGGCCAGACACTGAAAAGCAGCCAGTTCCGTACCCGCTTCGATGCGGCGGTGGTGGCAATGCGTCGCGGCGGTGAGCGGTTGTCCGGCAAACTGGGCGAAATCGAATTGCAGGCGGGCGATGCACTGCTGATGGCGGTGGGGCAGGATTTCAAGCACCACCGCAATATCGACAAGAACTTCTACGTGATCAGCGGTGGGGAGGTACAGCGCCAGCTGTCCCGCCGCGACAACTGGCTACTGGGGATCGGTTTTGTGGCACTGGTGGCCGGCGCGGCGCTGGGATACTTCTCGCTGCTGAAGGGCCTGGTGGTGCTGCTCGGTGGCATGATCGGCCTGGGTATCGTTTCCACCACCGAGTTGCAGCGTCGTTTCCCGTTCCAGATCTGGCTGATCATCGCCAGTGCGCTGGTGCTGGCCGAGGCGTTTGCCGGCAGTGGCCTGGCGGATGCTTTGGCTGCGGCCATGCGCGGGTCGCTGATGAATGCCGGCCCCTACGCGGCCCTGGTGGGTATATTCCTGCTCACGCTGGCGCTGACCGAACTGATGACCAACAACGCCGCCGCCGCACTGGCGTTTCCGCTGGCCTGGAGTCTGGCGGAGAGCTTCGGCGTGAGTACCATGCCGTTTGTGATGGCGGTGGCCTACGGCGCCAGCGCCAGTTTCCTGACTCCGTTCGGCTACCAGACCAACCTGATGGTGCAGAACCTCGGCGGCTACCACCTGAGGGATTTCCTGCGCGCGGGGCTGCCGTTGACGATTGCCTACTCGGCAACGGTATTGCTGTTGTTGCCGGTGGTGTTTCCGTTTGCGGGTTGA
- a CDS encoding cupin domain-containing protein, translating to MQVKRIVINPSAQLSLLIPHHRAEHGIFISGATRVTCGEKDFLLWENPSLYIPFGVIHRLKNPGTIPLELIEVQSGSYLGEGNIVRFEDKYARV from the coding sequence TTGCAGGTAAAACGAATTGTGATAAACCCCAGTGCGCAGTTGAGTTTGCTGATACCCCACCACCGGGCGGAGCACGGGATTTTCATATCTGGGGCGACGCGTGTGACTTGTGGAGAGAAAGACTTTTTGCTTTGGGAAAACCCGAGCCTCTATATCCCGTTCGGGGTTATACATCGGTTGAAAAATCCCGGCACCATTCCGCTCGAATTAATTGAAGTGCAGTCGGGCTCTTATCTTGGAGAGGGCAATATCGTAAGGTTTGAGGACAAGTATGCGCGCGTGTGA
- a CDS encoding GDP-mannose 4,6-dehydratase, translated as MRNKVSLITGITGQDGSCLEELLLEKGYEVRGIKHRATRH; from the coding sequence ATGCGTAATAAAGTTTCACTAATTACGGGTATTACTGGTCAGGATGGTTCTTGTCTGGAAGAGTTGCTATTGGAGAAAGGCTATGAAGTGCGCGGTATCAAGCACCGTGCCACACGACACTAA
- a CDS encoding sulfotransferase domain-containing protein, producing MNEIKLVYIVGYGRVGSTLFGNFLAATGGCVNVGEMYKCFFDEDMYQKSLPCGCGDDLPRCSFWSKVDFDASSEVRREVGRKVRNRHIFRNFKTYLKNFPKIKSRFKELNERLSKCCESNVVVDSSKNPAFLKFLVDLGAEPYVIHLVRRPSDVIRSWSKSKRYLKKKNIIKTIFDMAYYEYCIKVACKEIARHKKIFVKYEDFIESPESEIERVAKFIGEPLFISRLEDDSFDVPLSHSCAGNPSKLDQVGRVTLSKGKSCSRRSLSDVLLGGKYGY from the coding sequence ATGAATGAAATTAAGTTAGTTTATATCGTCGGATATGGAAGGGTCGGCAGTACACTGTTTGGCAACTTTTTAGCTGCGACAGGAGGATGTGTTAACGTCGGAGAAATGTATAAATGTTTTTTCGATGAAGATATGTATCAAAAATCATTACCATGTGGTTGTGGTGATGATTTGCCAAGGTGTTCTTTCTGGTCAAAAGTTGACTTCGACGCCAGCTCTGAAGTTCGTCGTGAGGTGGGTAGAAAGGTACGGAATAGGCATATATTCAGAAACTTCAAGACTTACCTGAAAAATTTCCCGAAAATAAAGAGTCGCTTTAAGGAACTAAATGAAAGGCTTTCTAAGTGCTGTGAATCAAACGTTGTAGTTGACTCTTCAAAAAACCCAGCCTTCTTAAAGTTTCTAGTTGATTTGGGGGCAGAACCATACGTTATACATTTAGTCCGGCGGCCTTCAGATGTAATAAGAAGCTGGTCGAAAAGCAAGCGCTACTTAAAAAAGAAAAATATAATCAAAACTATATTTGACATGGCTTATTATGAATATTGTATTAAAGTGGCGTGCAAAGAGATTGCTCGGCATAAAAAAATATTTGTTAAATATGAAGACTTTATCGAGAGTCCCGAGTCTGAAATAGAGAGAGTGGCAAAATTTATTGGGGAGCCGTTATTTATTAGTAGGCTGGAAGATGATTCTTTTGATGTTCCCTTGTCACATAGTTGTGCAGGAAATCCATCAAAATTAGATCAAGTGGGAAGAGTCACTTTAAGTAAGGGAAAGTCATGCTCTAGGAGAAGTTTATCTGATGTTCTGCTGGGCGGGAAGTATGGCTATTAA
- a CDS encoding polysaccharide biosynthesis/export family protein, producing MFFTALVGMAPSDKAAVFGGTYYHRSSGDKIQISVYGENDLSIGTELGDGGVANYPFLGELKVAGLAVTRVLLTLLVALSMQAGSMSLAHL from the coding sequence GTGTTTTTCACCGCGTTGGTGGGGATGGCGCCCTCGGATAAGGCTGCTGTTTTCGGTGGCACTTACTATCACCGGAGCTCTGGCGACAAAATACAGATCAGCGTATACGGCGAGAATGACCTCAGTATCGGGACGGAACTGGGTGACGGCGGCGTAGCGAATTACCCCTTCCTGGGCGAACTTAAAGTCGCGGGCTTGGCGGTGACCCGGGTGCTGCTCACTCTGCTGGTGGCCTTGAGCATGCAAGCGGGCTCGATGAGCCTTGCGCATCTGTAG
- a CDS encoding flippase → MIALVIRLSRQRELFLNTGVSLAARILAALGAFIVSLLIGRQLGASESGYYFLAFSVVTFLAGFSRIGLENTLLRFTGAAFAEQAWGTVRSVFTRAMLLTSGASFVVALLLYLSAGWLAERVFAKPELTAVLRAMAPGVVGLALFTMISMGLQGLRRIVASVFTINIFVNLFLAVALVMFGIVSAEYAGWAYSGASLLAACAGYLLFRRNLGRGDGSVSWPELFQSCLPLWVVVLMGQLTQWSGQFIAGVWVEPEAVAQLAVAQRTALLTSFILMAVNLVVAPRFAAMYKQGQMAELEKLALTSVKLMVLFALPIVVVMLVFPGFLMSLFGEGFRGGAHLLQILVVGQFINVATGSVGYLLTMSGHERDLRNTVLFSGPIAVGTAFTLVPFFGATGSAVATALAIATQNLLAVWQVKRRLGFNTLAVWRR, encoded by the coding sequence ATGATAGCCCTCGTTATTCGTCTTTCTCGGCAGAGGGAGCTTTTTCTCAACACCGGTGTCAGTCTGGCCGCTCGTATTTTGGCCGCATTGGGTGCCTTTATTGTCAGCTTGTTAATTGGTCGGCAACTGGGGGCGTCAGAATCTGGCTACTACTTTCTAGCCTTCAGTGTCGTCACCTTCCTGGCTGGATTCTCCCGTATAGGATTGGAGAATACCCTGCTACGTTTTACCGGTGCGGCATTCGCGGAACAGGCTTGGGGCACAGTGCGTTCGGTCTTCACGCGCGCCATGCTGCTTACATCTGGCGCCAGTTTCGTGGTGGCATTGCTATTGTACCTGTCGGCAGGTTGGCTGGCCGAGCGGGTATTTGCCAAGCCTGAATTGACTGCGGTTTTGCGCGCGATGGCGCCCGGGGTGGTAGGACTGGCGCTGTTTACCATGATATCCATGGGGTTACAGGGGCTGAGGCGTATCGTGGCTTCTGTCTTTACCATCAATATTTTCGTCAACCTGTTTCTTGCTGTAGCGCTGGTTATGTTCGGTATCGTGAGCGCGGAGTACGCAGGCTGGGCCTACAGCGGCGCCTCACTGTTGGCGGCATGTGCAGGTTACTTGTTGTTTCGGCGTAACCTCGGTAGAGGCGATGGTTCGGTGAGCTGGCCTGAGCTGTTCCAGAGTTGCCTACCGCTCTGGGTAGTAGTTCTGATGGGGCAGCTAACGCAGTGGTCTGGCCAGTTTATCGCCGGTGTGTGGGTAGAGCCTGAGGCGGTGGCGCAGTTAGCGGTGGCTCAGCGCACGGCTTTGTTAACCAGCTTTATCCTGATGGCGGTTAACCTGGTTGTGGCCCCGCGCTTTGCGGCAATGTACAAACAGGGGCAAATGGCCGAGCTGGAAAAGCTTGCTCTTACTTCGGTCAAGCTGATGGTGCTTTTCGCTTTGCCTATTGTTGTCGTGATGCTGGTCTTTCCCGGTTTCCTCATGTCGCTGTTTGGCGAGGGGTTTCGGGGCGGAGCCCATTTACTACAGATTTTGGTGGTCGGCCAGTTTATCAATGTGGCCACCGGTTCGGTGGGTTACTTGTTGACGATGTCGGGACATGAGCGGGATCTGCGGAATACGGTGCTTTTTTCCGGACCTATCGCTGTGGGTACTGCGTTTACACTGGTTCCATTTTTCGGCGCTACCGGGAGTGCAGTGGCTACTGCACTGGCTATTGCCACGCAGAATCTGCTAGCAGTTTGGCAGGTGAAAAGGCGTCTGGGTTTTAACACGTTGGCAGTTTGGCGGCGGTAA
- a CDS encoding outer membrane beta-barrel protein yields MTKIRLSVMIGVIVSIGAGSALADSEAAAVKLGNGIELTPSLNVDFQNDDNVTNASSSQIESVVTLVNPNFQLSAGNDVSDYNLTYSLEKGAYFDSSADNYLDQTVSGEGNWELNERNHFSLAGSYLAGHEARGTGISQGFGNLLDEPDTYKENDVHGLYSYGAEGAKGRIDVTVGSGNHNYDGNELRVRTHDRGTNYGTLGFSYNAGGKTRLLAEASLRDIAYDYTAPGVAPLDSTETDFLVGISWEGTAKTTGRIKVGASRKAFDSAARGESTMPSWEVGVGWTPRTYSTFDLSTKRHSQETNGAGNYIDVQTYRLGWTHEWAERLSTEVAYAHTNNQYEGVQREENIDNTSLEANYVMRRWLSLRAGVSLDKQNSNQANFDYDKNLTYIGFELTL; encoded by the coding sequence ATGACCAAGATCAGACTTTCTGTGATGATCGGCGTGATCGTTTCCATTGGAGCAGGTTCGGCGCTGGCAGACAGCGAGGCGGCCGCGGTGAAACTCGGCAACGGTATCGAATTGACGCCGTCGCTGAATGTGGATTTCCAGAATGACGATAATGTCACTAATGCCAGTTCTAGCCAGATCGAGAGTGTGGTGACGTTGGTCAATCCCAATTTCCAGCTGTCTGCGGGTAATGACGTCTCCGACTACAACCTGACGTACTCTCTGGAAAAGGGTGCATACTTCGACAGCAGTGCCGACAACTATCTGGATCAGACTGTCAGTGGCGAAGGCAACTGGGAGCTGAACGAGCGCAACCACTTCTCACTCGCGGGTAGTTACCTGGCCGGGCACGAGGCCCGCGGTACTGGTATTTCCCAGGGCTTCGGTAATCTGCTTGATGAGCCGGATACCTACAAGGAAAACGATGTGCACGGTCTGTACAGCTATGGCGCCGAGGGTGCCAAGGGCCGTATTGACGTAACGGTAGGTTCCGGTAATCACAACTACGATGGCAATGAACTACGCGTCCGCACTCACGATCGCGGCACCAACTATGGCACCCTCGGCTTCTCCTACAACGCCGGGGGCAAGACCCGGTTGCTGGCCGAGGCCTCGCTCCGCGATATCGCTTACGACTACACGGCGCCTGGTGTCGCCCCGCTCGACAGTACTGAGACAGACTTCCTGGTGGGTATCAGCTGGGAAGGTACTGCGAAGACGACCGGCCGCATCAAGGTGGGTGCCAGCCGGAAGGCATTCGACAGCGCTGCGCGCGGAGAGAGCACTATGCCGAGCTGGGAAGTGGGCGTGGGCTGGACGCCGCGCACCTACAGTACCTTCGACCTGAGCACGAAGCGCCACAGCCAGGAGACTAACGGCGCTGGCAACTATATTGACGTGCAGACCTATCGCTTGGGCTGGACCCACGAATGGGCCGAGCGCCTGAGCACCGAAGTGGCGTATGCCCACACAAACAACCAGTACGAGGGCGTGCAGCGTGAGGAAAATATCGACAACACCAGCCTCGAGGCCAATTACGTTATGCGCCGCTGGTTGTCCCTGCGCGCCGGTGTCAGCCTCGACAAACAGAACTCCAATCAAGCCAATTTCGATTACGACAAGAACCTCACCTATATTGGCTTTGAGTTGACCCTGTAG
- a CDS encoding undecaprenyl-phosphate glucose phosphotransferase yields MGEGWIRSHQNGLAALYRFLDGVLILGALFLSCTLYHQSFSSSWQLIGLLAAIGFAFMAESVELYRSWRADSYLQLFGYTAFAWSMVCVLLLLLAYFSKTGHIYSRLVVGSWFLLTLFLLSVWRYVFRLVLFYVRSCNHNIRAAAVIGVTEAGVQLAQNFADEPQMGIRVKGFYRVPGTDNGELSLLEMGPINLLGELSDALAAARAGELDLVYIALPMREERRIQKILQDFADTTATVHLLTNLFVSNLLHARWHQVGSSNLLSVYDTPIEGLNSWLKRLEDLLLSFIILLLTSPLMLLVAVAIKLTSQGPVIFKQHRYGLDGRSIKVWKFRSMTAEENGEKVVQASRNDARITPVGRFLRKTSLDELPQFINVLQGRMSIVGPRPHAVAHNEEYRGLVNGYMLRHKVKPGITGWAQVNGWRGETDTVEKMSKRVEYDLHYIRHWSLWLDLRIVLMTIFKGFVGKNAF; encoded by the coding sequence ATGGGGGAAGGCTGGATTCGTAGCCACCAGAATGGCTTGGCTGCGCTATATCGCTTTCTGGATGGCGTGCTGATTCTTGGCGCGCTGTTTCTCAGTTGCACTTTATATCATCAGTCCTTCAGCAGCAGCTGGCAGCTGATTGGCCTGCTGGCGGCCATAGGTTTTGCCTTTATGGCGGAGTCTGTGGAGCTCTACCGCTCATGGCGGGCAGACAGCTACCTGCAGTTGTTCGGCTACACCGCATTCGCCTGGTCCATGGTCTGCGTGCTTCTGCTGTTACTGGCTTACTTCAGCAAAACCGGGCATATCTATTCGCGTCTGGTAGTGGGCAGCTGGTTCCTGCTTACCCTGTTCCTTCTGAGCGTCTGGCGCTACGTTTTCCGCCTGGTGCTTTTCTATGTTCGCTCCTGTAACCACAATATCCGTGCCGCCGCGGTGATCGGTGTTACCGAGGCCGGTGTTCAGCTGGCGCAGAACTTCGCCGATGAGCCACAGATGGGTATTCGCGTCAAGGGCTTCTACAGGGTGCCGGGTACCGACAACGGCGAGCTGTCGCTGTTGGAAATGGGCCCGATCAATCTCTTGGGTGAATTGAGTGATGCGCTCGCGGCGGCGAGGGCCGGCGAGCTTGACCTGGTCTATATCGCACTGCCAATGCGCGAGGAGCGGCGCATTCAGAAGATACTGCAGGACTTCGCCGATACCACTGCCACGGTGCATCTGCTCACCAACCTGTTTGTAAGCAACCTGCTGCACGCGCGCTGGCACCAGGTGGGCAGCTCCAACCTGCTGAGTGTTTATGATACGCCCATCGAGGGGCTGAACAGCTGGCTGAAGCGCCTCGAAGACCTCCTATTGTCATTCATTATTCTGCTGCTGACTTCACCGTTGATGCTGCTGGTTGCAGTGGCCATTAAACTCACGTCACAGGGCCCGGTGATTTTCAAACAGCATCGTTACGGACTGGACGGGCGCTCCATTAAAGTATGGAAATTCCGCTCCATGACTGCTGAGGAGAACGGCGAGAAAGTGGTGCAGGCTAGCCGCAATGATGCGCGTATTACCCCGGTTGGTAGATTTTTGCGCAAGACATCGCTGGATGAATTGCCACAGTTTATCAACGTGCTTCAGGGGCGGATGTCGATCGTGGGTCCGCGCCCGCATGCGGTGGCTCACAATGAGGAGTATCGCGGTCTCGTAAACGGATACATGTTGCGACACAAGGTAAAGCCGGGCATCACTGGCTGGGCGCAGGTGAATGGCTGGCGCGGTGAAACTGACACCGTGGAAAAAATGAGCAAGCGCGTGGAGTACGATCTGCACTATATCCGCCACTGGTCGCTGTGGCTGGATCTACGCATTGTTTTGATGACGATATTCAAGGGTTTTGTAGGCAAAAACGCTTTTTGA
- a CDS encoding glycosyltransferase family 4 protein, whose protein sequence is MKIAIFHNRYKVSGGEDFVFQEESLLLEEKENVECYEVHNENIVSRISAVITALGVVFNFKVFSWAKRKFKRSPVDVVHVHNYFPLLSPSIFYACKSSNVATVHTLHNYRAICPTALLMHRGIIVEDSIKGRCFWTIKEKVYKSSYLGTIFLSLMVEVHKWIGTWNRTVDRYIALTEFSKRKYVEAGWPANKIVVKPNFIKDPFSGAQKIKKKGGFALFVGRLSEEKGINTLLGAWSSIKLPLKVIGDGPLRAVVEKIDEDNIDYLGYKNKKEVLGLVKDADFIVMPSTWYEGFPMVLVEAFACGTPAIVSKLGSMEEIVKDGVTGLHFETGSADDLAEKINNLIANPELLKSMGENARIEYLDKYTPEKNYEILKDVYRQAIGEANRK, encoded by the coding sequence TTGAAAATAGCTATTTTTCACAATAGGTATAAGGTTTCTGGAGGGGAAGACTTTGTCTTTCAAGAAGAATCTTTACTTCTTGAGGAAAAGGAGAACGTAGAATGTTATGAAGTGCATAATGAAAATATTGTTAGCCGAATTTCTGCTGTAATTACTGCGTTGGGGGTTGTATTTAACTTTAAAGTATTTTCATGGGCGAAACGGAAGTTTAAGCGCTCTCCAGTTGATGTTGTTCATGTTCATAATTACTTTCCATTGTTGTCTCCCTCAATTTTTTACGCTTGTAAGTCGTCTAACGTTGCTACAGTTCATACATTGCATAATTATAGGGCCATTTGTCCAACAGCCCTTTTAATGCACCGAGGGATAATAGTTGAGGATAGCATTAAAGGACGATGCTTCTGGACTATAAAAGAAAAAGTCTATAAAAGCTCATATTTAGGAACTATATTTCTGTCGCTAATGGTCGAAGTTCATAAGTGGATAGGGACGTGGAATCGGACGGTCGATCGATATATTGCTTTAACGGAGTTCTCTAAGAGAAAGTACGTAGAGGCTGGTTGGCCTGCTAATAAAATAGTTGTAAAACCGAATTTTATAAAAGATCCGTTTAGTGGCGCTCAAAAAATTAAGAAAAAGGGTGGTTTCGCCCTATTTGTTGGAAGACTGAGCGAAGAGAAGGGGATAAATACTCTTCTAGGTGCCTGGAGTAGTATTAAGTTACCTCTTAAAGTTATTGGGGACGGCCCGCTGAGAGCGGTTGTCGAAAAAATAGATGAAGACAATATTGATTATCTCGGGTATAAAAATAAAAAGGAAGTTTTAGGCCTGGTTAAAGACGCTGACTTTATTGTTATGCCATCTACTTGGTACGAAGGGTTTCCAATGGTTTTGGTTGAAGCGTTTGCGTGCGGAACACCTGCGATTGTATCCAAATTGGGAAGCATGGAAGAAATTGTGAAGGACGGAGTTACTGGTCTGCACTTTGAGACAGGAAGCGCAGACGATTTGGCTGAAAAGATAAATAATCTTATCGCAAACCCGGAACTTTTAAAGTCTATGGGGGAAAATGCCAGAATAGAATACTTGGATAAATATACCCCTGAAAAAAATTATGAAATATTGAAGGACGTTTATAGGCAGGCTATTGGTGAGGCAAACCGTAAATAA
- a CDS encoding WecB/TagA/CpsF family glycosyltransferase, with protein sequence MSSRNDAVNQVINLAAKKRGAYVCVSNVHMCMETLDSVGFRSIVNDADLVIPDGRPIFFAQKILGAAGASQVRGQDIMNDICKMSGRNKLNVGLYGGSSIEVLESTAEELQGKFPDINITYKYSPPFRALSEKEDERVVEELISQGVNVLFVGIGCPKQEQWMAEHKGRVNCVMLGVGAAFDFISGSKKRAPVWMQKAGLEWFSRLLSEPRRLWKRYLKQNPRFIFHFGRQIFFGKNY encoded by the coding sequence GTGTCCAGTCGGAATGATGCTGTAAATCAAGTTATCAATCTTGCTGCGAAGAAGCGGGGAGCTTATGTATGCGTTTCAAATGTGCATATGTGTATGGAAACCCTAGATTCCGTTGGTTTTCGCAGCATAGTAAATGATGCAGATCTAGTTATCCCTGATGGACGCCCAATATTTTTTGCCCAAAAAATATTGGGCGCTGCTGGCGCAAGTCAGGTTAGAGGCCAGGACATCATGAATGATATTTGCAAAATGTCAGGTAGAAATAAGTTAAATGTCGGCCTATATGGTGGTAGCTCAATTGAAGTATTAGAAAGTACGGCGGAAGAGTTGCAAGGTAAATTTCCGGATATCAATATCACCTATAAATACTCGCCACCATTTAGGGCGCTTTCTGAAAAAGAAGATGAACGCGTCGTTGAGGAATTAATAAGCCAAGGTGTCAACGTTCTTTTTGTGGGAATAGGTTGTCCAAAACAAGAGCAGTGGATGGCGGAGCACAAAGGACGTGTTAATTGTGTAATGCTCGGCGTCGGCGCGGCATTTGACTTCATCTCAGGCTCTAAAAAACGCGCTCCTGTTTGGATGCAAAAGGCGGGGTTGGAATGGTTTAGTAGGCTCCTCTCTGAACCACGCCGCCTTTGGAAAAGATACCTTAAGCAAAATCCTCGCTTTATATTTCATTTCGGGCGTCAGATTTTTTTTGGAAAAAATTACTGA